One genomic region from Spirulina subsalsa PCC 9445 encodes:
- a CDS encoding UDP-N-acetylmuramoyl-tripeptide--D-alanyl-D-alanine ligase — protein MTPELSLHQLADLLGTTCTSSENILSQKINNVVTDSRTLKAGDLFVALRGERFDGHDFLATAEQAGARAAVIAQGVDWGGKLPVLPVADTLAAYQRIGRWWREQFTLPVIGLTGSVGKTTTKELLAAVLGTRGEVLKTEKNYNNEIGVPKTLLGLTNNHDYAVVEMAMRGRGQIAELTEIARPTIGVITNVGTAHIGLLGSEQAIAEAKCELLATMPKTSVAVLNADNERLMKTAAQVWQGETVTYGLRGGDVRGIVREGRLEVEGMRLPLPLPGEHNASNFLAALTVAKVLGVDWTPLQGGLVVELPGGRAKRYDLPGGVTVLDETYNAGYESMIAALRLLKETPGARHIAVLGTMKELGEQSTALHRGVGEMVQDLKLDHLLVLVDDPEAEAIAQAAPQIPQQRYTTHAELLSALKNLLQPGDTVLFKASNSVGLSQVVQLIIEN, from the coding sequence ATGACTCCTGAACTGTCTTTACACCAACTGGCTGATTTACTGGGAACAACTTGTACTTCTTCTGAGAATATTCTCTCACAAAAAATAAATAACGTGGTGACGGATAGCCGCACCCTCAAGGCGGGGGATTTGTTTGTTGCCTTGCGGGGAGAGCGTTTTGATGGTCATGATTTTTTAGCGACGGCGGAACAGGCTGGGGCGAGGGCGGCGGTGATTGCCCAGGGGGTGGACTGGGGGGGAAAACTCCCGGTGTTGCCTGTGGCGGATACGCTGGCGGCTTATCAGAGGATTGGGCGGTGGTGGCGGGAACAGTTTACCCTCCCGGTGATTGGGCTAACGGGCTCTGTGGGCAAAACGACGACTAAGGAGTTGCTGGCGGCGGTGTTGGGGACTCGGGGGGAGGTTTTGAAGACGGAGAAAAACTATAACAATGAAATTGGGGTGCCGAAAACGTTGTTAGGCTTGACAAATAACCATGATTATGCAGTGGTGGAAATGGCGATGCGGGGGCGGGGTCAAATTGCGGAGTTAACGGAAATTGCTCGGCCGACCATTGGGGTAATTACCAACGTGGGGACGGCACATATTGGCTTGTTGGGGTCGGAACAGGCGATCGCAGAAGCCAAATGTGAGTTACTAGCGACCATGCCGAAAACCAGTGTAGCGGTGCTAAATGCCGACAATGAGCGGTTGATGAAAACGGCGGCGCAGGTCTGGCAGGGGGAAACGGTGACCTATGGGCTGAGGGGGGGCGATGTGCGGGGAATTGTCCGGGAGGGAAGATTAGAGGTGGAGGGGATGCGCTTACCCTTACCGTTGCCGGGGGAACACAATGCCTCGAATTTTTTGGCCGCGTTGACGGTGGCGAAGGTGTTAGGGGTGGATTGGACTCCCTTACAGGGGGGTTTAGTGGTGGAGTTACCGGGAGGCCGGGCGAAGCGCTACGATTTGCCCGGAGGGGTGACGGTGTTAGATGAGACATACAACGCGGGCTATGAGTCGATGATTGCGGCGTTGCGGTTATTGAAGGAAACCCCCGGAGCCCGTCATATTGCGGTATTGGGGACAATGAAGGAGTTAGGGGAGCAATCGACCGCTCTCCATCGGGGGGTAGGGGAAATGGTACAAGACTTAAAGCTAGATCATCTCTTGGTTTTGGTGGATGATCCCGAGGCAGAAGCGATCGCCCAGGCCGCCCCCCAAATCCCTCAGCAGCGCTACACCACCCACGCTGAACTGTTAAGTGCCCTCAAAAATTTATTACAACCGGGGGACACGGTATTATTCAAGGCCTCTAATTCGGTGGGCTTAAGTCAAGTGGTGCAATTAATCATTGAAAATTGA
- the clpS gene encoding ATP-dependent Clp protease adapter ClpS, whose amino-acid sequence MTTSPTVSPTQSSQVARKPYPNYKVIVLNDDFNTFQHVAECLMKYIPGMTSDRAWSLTEQVHFEGQAIVWVGPQEPAELYHQQLSRAGLTMAPLEAA is encoded by the coding sequence ATGACTACTAGCCCCACTGTCAGCCCAACCCAATCGAGCCAAGTTGCCCGTAAACCTTACCCGAACTATAAAGTAATTGTGCTAAACGATGATTTTAATACCTTTCAGCACGTTGCAGAGTGCCTCATGAAGTATATTCCGGGCATGACGAGCGATCGCGCTTGGAGTTTGACCGAACAAGTCCATTTTGAGGGACAAGCTATCGTCTGGGTCGGTCCCCAAGAACCGGCCGAACTCTACCACCAACAGTTAAGTCGAGCGGGATTAACAATGGCCCCTCTGGAGGCCGCCTAA
- a CDS encoding DUF2103 domain-containing protein, with the protein MGKSSGRLVWNHSTHIPGLIPILERLVDWEGINTVTPGVISRSKGHAPALKLRVSVPIRGGYKVIARQGKTVQEVFFVTELSQGELEGAIQACMR; encoded by the coding sequence ATGGGTAAATCTTCCGGTCGTCTAGTCTGGAACCATTCCACCCACATCCCCGGCTTAATCCCCATTCTAGAGCGGTTAGTCGATTGGGAAGGGATCAACACTGTAACCCCGGGGGTGATTAGTCGTTCTAAAGGTCACGCCCCCGCGCTCAAGTTGCGGGTGTCGGTTCCCATTCGTGGGGGTTACAAGGTCATTGCTCGTCAAGGGAAAACGGTCCAAGAGGTGTTTTTTGTCACGGAGTTAAGTCAAGGGGAGTTAGAGGGGGCGATTCAAGCTTGTATGCGTTGA
- a CDS encoding CRR6 family NdhI maturation factor → MKITITAEHIYRLDISPVQPVIDALNQGKKGTNLAQSVQLEIDFPREETDPRELSEIPEVRLWFVRLDAVYPWFPFVLDWGTQWARYVAMLVPHQFHRAEGIQYNPEALEIFVMYKVFGITHWLNQRGEGATGKVQDMMQVLGYEVDEGLFNLLGEV, encoded by the coding sequence ATGAAAATAACAATTACGGCTGAACATATTTATAGGCTGGATATTTCCCCGGTACAACCTGTAATTGATGCGTTAAATCAAGGAAAAAAGGGGACAAATTTAGCCCAATCGGTTCAGCTAGAAATTGATTTTCCTCGGGAGGAAACAGACCCCCGGGAGCTATCAGAAATTCCCGAGGTTCGTTTGTGGTTTGTGCGCTTAGATGCGGTCTATCCTTGGTTTCCGTTTGTGTTAGATTGGGGGACTCAATGGGCGCGCTATGTGGCGATGTTGGTTCCGCACCAATTCCATCGGGCAGAGGGGATTCAATATAATCCCGAAGCGTTGGAAATTTTTGTTATGTATAAGGTGTTTGGCATTACCCACTGGTTAAACCAACGGGGGGAAGGAGCGACGGGGAAGGTTCAGGATATGATGCAGGTATTGGGCTATGAGGTGGATGAGGGGTTATTTAACCTGTTGGGAGAGGTTTAA
- the scpB gene encoding SMC-Scp complex subunit ScpB encodes MKQLPIPDLTTSPRLATQIEAILYLKGQPMTLAAIAEQMGCRGKDIKDALLELMDDYAHRDSALEIVETPSGYSLQLRETFQHFMHHLVPAELGTGALRTLAAIALKSPILQTDLIDLRGSSAYQQVQELVQFGFVRKRRQAEGRSYWLEITSKFHQYFEVDELSQILQAHSSGEEE; translated from the coding sequence ATGAAACAACTGCCCATTCCCGATCTCACCACTTCCCCCCGATTAGCCACCCAAATTGAGGCCATTTTATACCTCAAAGGTCAACCCATGACCTTAGCCGCCATTGCTGAACAAATGGGCTGTCGGGGGAAAGATATCAAGGACGCTCTGTTAGAATTAATGGATGATTACGCCCACCGAGACAGCGCCCTAGAAATCGTGGAAACCCCAAGCGGTTATAGCTTGCAACTGCGGGAAACCTTTCAGCATTTTATGCACCATCTCGTCCCGGCGGAACTGGGAACAGGCGCTCTGCGGACGTTGGCGGCGATCGCCTTAAAATCCCCCATCCTACAAACCGATCTGATCGACCTCCGAGGGAGTAGCGCCTATCAACAGGTGCAAGAACTCGTACAATTCGGCTTTGTGCGCAAACGTCGCCAAGCGGAAGGGCGTTCCTACTGGTTAGAAATTACCTCAAAGTTTCACCAGTATTTTGAAGTAGACGAACTCTCCCAAATTTTGCAAGCCCACTCTTCGGGAGAAGAAGAATGA
- a CDS encoding J domain-containing protein — MPQVVLDPQVKTEIDRLAQVRQIDSKLLEQFAYFVLEISQQKSSKKAQSLTIYELKKAIYERFSVKNTSELKKSGAFRMATDGMNSLDFRLKPTWETLYRKFVGILPHEKSQEGYGCINGIDIFKYFKPWQVFGLDPKTATKNDVKTAYYQLSKIYHPDNLVTGDRAIFEQVENMYKSIIAGF, encoded by the coding sequence ATGCCCCAAGTAGTTCTAGATCCACAAGTAAAAACTGAGATAGATCGTCTTGCTCAAGTCAGGCAAATTGATTCCAAACTTTTGGAGCAGTTTGCTTATTTCGTTTTGGAGATATCACAGCAAAAGTCAAGCAAGAAAGCTCAGTCGCTGACGATTTATGAGCTAAAAAAAGCTATTTATGAGCGGTTTAGCGTGAAGAATACATCAGAGTTGAAAAAATCTGGTGCTTTCCGGATGGCGACTGATGGCATGAACTCGTTAGACTTCCGCTTAAAACCAACCTGGGAAACACTCTATCGAAAGTTTGTGGGTATTCTTCCCCATGAGAAAAGCCAGGAGGGATATGGTTGTATTAATGGAATTGATATCTTTAAATACTTTAAACCCTGGCAGGTATTTGGACTAGATCCCAAAACTGCTACCAAGAATGATGTCAAAACTGCCTACTATCAATTATCCAAAATTTATCATCCGGACAATTTAGTGACGGGTGATAGAGCTATTTTTGAGCAGGTCGAAAATATGTACAAGAGTATAATTGCTGGATTTTGA
- a CDS encoding ABC transporter ATP-binding protein — translation MGAVTLKNVQKVYNHVPVVNDLSFEIKSGEMFGLLGPNGAGKSTTIRMIITLTQPTEGYIEVAGHEVKQNPVEVRRNIGVVLQQVSVDSDLTVWENMEFHGRMHHIPNPERKRRIEQWLEYVDLSDRTKDLAKTLSGGMKRRLQIARALLHQPKILFLDEPTVGLDPQNRRRLWEIIRDLNRQGMTMLLTTHYMEEVEFLCDRIGIMDSGKLIELGTLEEFKAKYGEGLVMKQVGVRETLRSNRSESIFFPTLAKANEYFEQMPDKTGMVVRESNLEDIFVQLTGHQLD, via the coding sequence GTGGGCGCAGTTACTCTGAAAAATGTGCAGAAGGTCTATAATCATGTCCCTGTGGTGAATGATCTCTCCTTTGAAATCAAATCTGGTGAAATGTTTGGCCTCCTCGGCCCCAACGGTGCAGGGAAATCAACCACGATTCGCATGATTATCACCCTCACTCAACCCACCGAGGGCTATATTGAAGTGGCGGGACATGAGGTAAAACAGAACCCTGTAGAGGTGCGGCGCAATATTGGGGTTGTGTTACAACAGGTGAGTGTGGATAGTGACCTGACGGTATGGGAAAATATGGAATTTCACGGCAGGATGCACCATATCCCCAACCCTGAACGGAAACGACGCATTGAACAGTGGCTAGAGTATGTGGATTTGAGCGATCGCACCAAAGACCTAGCGAAAACCCTTTCTGGGGGCATGAAACGCCGTCTCCAAATCGCTCGCGCTTTACTCCACCAACCGAAAATTCTGTTTTTAGATGAACCGACAGTTGGTTTAGATCCCCAGAATCGTCGCCGTCTGTGGGAAATTATCCGAGATTTGAACCGTCAAGGGATGACCATGTTGTTGACGACGCACTATATGGAAGAAGTGGAATTTTTATGCGATCGCATTGGCATTATGGACAGTGGGAAACTGATTGAACTCGGCACCCTTGAGGAATTTAAGGCCAAGTATGGCGAGGGATTGGTAATGAAACAAGTGGGCGTTCGTGAAACGTTGCGTAGCAATCGCAGTGAGTCTATATTCTTCCCCACCTTAGCCAAAGCGAACGAATATTTTGAGCAAATGCCCGACAAAACCGGAATGGTGGTGCGGGAGTCTAACCTAGAGGATATTTTTGTGCAACTCACCGGACACCAACTAGACTAG
- a CDS encoding GTP-binding protein translates to MKAPSSQETHYNQARASLQQALSWYSSFQRHGHYAPNETLQAAVRGELQTLKRALDKIEQNALCIAAFGLVSRGKSAVLNSLIGQNLLETGPLHGVTKYPRSVTWTPLGGKIKVELIDTPGLDEIEGQGRAQMAKEVAQQADLILFIVAGDITRTEYEALCELRQAQKPLILVFNKVDLYPECDRTAIYQQLQTLATTSQTPHSLQTLLSPDDIVMVAAQPAPIPLRIEWPDGQIQETLETPPPQIYPLQERILTLLNQEGRSLLALNALLQAQAAEQRLARKTIELRAQEAETLIWRYAKTKALVVALNPIALLDLLGGLWADLALIRALARLYGLPMTSYQAVALLSKILTSAGTLFLAELASTALFSLSKSSHFLNEGPAALTTYATTAALQGAIAGYGSYIIGKAAQDYLEKGCSWGALGASTVIQEILGQIDPKTIIYRLRDEISLA, encoded by the coding sequence ATGAAAGCCCCCTCTAGCCAAGAAACCCACTATAACCAAGCCCGCGCCAGTCTCCAGCAAGCTCTCTCCTGGTATAGTAGCTTTCAACGACATGGCCACTATGCCCCCAACGAGACACTACAGGCCGCCGTGCGGGGAGAACTGCAAACCCTCAAACGGGCGCTGGATAAAATCGAACAAAACGCCCTCTGTATTGCTGCCTTTGGTCTAGTCAGTCGGGGGAAATCCGCCGTCCTGAATAGTTTAATCGGTCAAAATCTCCTCGAAACTGGCCCTCTGCATGGTGTCACCAAATACCCTCGCTCCGTGACTTGGACTCCCCTAGGGGGCAAAATCAAAGTCGAACTGATTGATACTCCCGGCCTGGATGAAATTGAGGGGCAAGGGAGGGCGCAAATGGCCAAAGAAGTCGCCCAACAAGCCGACTTAATTTTATTTATCGTCGCCGGGGATATTACCCGCACCGAATACGAGGCCCTGTGTGAGTTGCGCCAAGCCCAGAAACCCTTGATTCTGGTATTTAATAAAGTGGACTTATATCCAGAATGCGATCGCACCGCCATTTACCAACAACTCCAAACCCTCGCCACCACTAGCCAAACCCCCCACTCCCTCCAAACCCTCCTCTCCCCCGACGACATCGTAATGGTGGCCGCCCAACCAGCCCCCATCCCCCTCCGCATCGAGTGGCCCGACGGGCAAATTCAAGAAACCCTCGAAACCCCACCCCCCCAAATTTACCCCCTCCAAGAACGGATTCTCACCCTCCTTAACCAAGAAGGCCGTTCCCTCCTTGCCCTAAACGCCCTCCTACAAGCCCAAGCCGCCGAACAGCGTCTAGCCCGTAAAACCATTGAACTACGCGCCCAAGAAGCAGAAACCCTCATCTGGCGCTACGCCAAAACCAAAGCCCTCGTCGTCGCCCTGAACCCCATCGCCCTCCTTGACCTCCTTGGCGGCCTCTGGGCTGACCTCGCCCTAATTCGCGCCCTCGCCCGCCTCTACGGCCTCCCCATGACCAGTTACCAAGCGGTCGCCCTCCTGAGCAAAATCCTCACCAGTGCCGGAACCCTCTTCCTCGCCGAACTGGCCAGCACAGCCCTATTCAGCTTGAGCAAAAGCAGCCATTTCCTGAACGAAGGCCCCGCCGCCCTCACCACCTACGCCACCACCGCCGCCCTCCAAGGTGCGATCGCAGGCTATGGCTCCTATATCATTGGTAAAGCCGCTCAAGACTACCTCGAAAAAGGCTGTAGTTGGGGCGCATTGGGGGCAAGCACCGTCATTCAAGAGATTTTAGGCCAAATTGATCCAAAAACTATCATCTACCGCCTCAGAGACGAAATTTCCCTAGCTTGA